One window from the genome of Chloroflexaceae bacterium encodes:
- a CDS encoding zinc ribbon domain-containing protein — MVERICPACQHGNPIENRFCGACGAALDRHDLVRRDEGAIMIAGQSIPLAQVKQVTRAVALGLAAVAAEAGIAWLRRRAERGDLAALAGDAITALQKAAPQPEAATPATPLGNAVTIVSERVVEVWEHGGLTRQIVEKHIWRREG; from the coding sequence ATGGTGGAGCGTATCTGCCCCGCGTGTCAGCATGGCAACCCCATCGAGAACCGCTTCTGCGGCGCCTGTGGCGCCGCGCTGGATCGGCATGATCTCGTCCGTCGCGATGAAGGCGCGATTATGATCGCCGGCCAGAGCATCCCGCTGGCCCAGGTGAAACAGGTTACCAGGGCCGTTGCTCTGGGCCTCGCCGCCGTGGCCGCCGAGGCCGGCATCGCCTGGCTTCGACGCCGCGCCGAACGCGGCGATCTTGCCGCCCTTGCCGGCGATGCCATCACCGCCCTCCAAAAAGCGGCGCCTCAACCAGAGGCCGCGACGCCTGCAACTCCTCTCGGCAACGCGGTGACCATCGTCAGCGAGCGAGTGGTGGAGGTCTGGGAGCACGGCGGTCTGACCCGGCAGATCGTGGAGAAGCACATCTGGCGGAGAGAAGGCTGA